A stretch of Planococcus citri chromosome 5, ihPlaCitr1.1, whole genome shotgun sequence DNA encodes these proteins:
- the LOC135846911 gene encoding riboflavin biosynthesis protein RibD-like — MTDEQYMSVALKLAEKNLGDVFPNPTVGCVIVKDGAIIGKGCTAVGGRPHAEKLALQNTKEDTEGGTMYVTLEPCCHHGVTGPCTEEVIKSKVSRVVVAAMDPDPRVSGGGIRALEEAGIRVDQGVMREEAEALNVGFFTTRLRNRPYITCKVATTLDGKIASFTGHSKWITGEDTRRWVHELRAKYDAVMIGSNTLVADDPLLTCRIPGLESKSPIRLVVDTQGKLNADHNVAKTADQVDTWVVTNNRKHQLVENVKYLEVNSSNDSKVCLKDLTTKLVSRIGITRLLVEGGGVLVTQMLKRNLVDRLIICRSGKILGNDGIPFVGNLALESIGKCYVFKKAQIIDLSDDVVEIWDSVAK; from the coding sequence ATGACTGATGAGCAATATATGTCCGTAGCTTTAAAGCtagctgaaaaaaatctcgGCGACGTGTTCCCAAACCCGACAGTAGGCTGCGTTATTGTCAAAGATGGCGCCATTATCGGTAAAGGTTGCACAGCTGTTGGGGGACGTCCTCACGCTGAAAAGCTCGCTCTGCAGAACACCAAGGAGGATACCGAAGGTGGAACCATGTACGTGACCCTGGAACCCTGTTGTCATCACGGTGTAACTGGTCCTTGCACCGAGGAGGTGATCAAGTCAAAAGTGAGTAGAGTTGTGGTAGCTGCGATGGATCCTGATCCTAGAGTCTCTGGTGGAGGTATTCGAGCCCTGGAAGAAGCGGGAATCCGGGTTGATCAAGGTGTAATGCGTGAAGAAGCTGAAGCTTTGAACGTGGGCTTCTTTACTACCAGATTACGCAATAGACCTTATATCACGTGTAAGGTTGCTACAACTTTGGATGGTAAAATAGCCTCGTTTACTGGTCACAGTAAATGGATCACTGGCGAAGATACCAGACGCTGGGTGCACGAACTTCGAGCCAAGTATGACGCTGTGATGATTGGCAGTAATACATTGGTGGCTGATGATCCACTGTTGACGTGTAGGATACCAGGATTAGAATCCAAGAGTCCGATTCGATTGGTTGTTGATACCCAAGGTAAACTGAATGCTGATCATAATGTTGCCAAAACTGCAGATCAAGTGGATACTTGGGTGGTCACTAATAACAGGAAGCATCAACTGGTGGAGAATGTCAAGTACTTGGAGGTGAACTCGTCTAACGATTCGAAAGTCTGTTTGAAGGATTTAACGACAAAGCTCGTATCACGAATTGGTATCACGAGATTGCTTGTCGAAGGTGGAGGTGTACTTGTAACGCAGATGCTGAAACGTAATTTGGTAGATAGGCTGATCATTTGTCGTAGTGGTAAGATCTTGGGTAATGATGGGATCCCGTTTGTGGGTAATTTAGCTCTGGAGTCGATTGGTAAATGTTATGTGTTTAAAAAAGCTCAGATTATTGATTTGAGTGATGATGTTGTTGAGATTTGGGATAGTGTAGCCAAGTAG